A section of the Primulina eburnea isolate SZY01 chromosome 1, ASM2296580v1, whole genome shotgun sequence genome encodes:
- the LOC140813523 gene encoding ABC transporter G family member STR-like has protein sequence MAKFARKDTNRSLECLLDLDKTSQGGNRNVVKQPTRKLIPGHGLEFKNLSYSVTKKIKKDGVWIAKEAYLLNDISGQAIRGEILAILGPSGAGKSTLLDALAGRIAQGSLEGSVRIDGKQVTTSYMKMISSYTMQDDQLFPMLTVFETFMFAAEVRLPPSISTNEKKKRVVELLDQLGLTSVCHTYIGNDATRGVSGGEKRRVSIGIDIIHKPPLLFLDEPTSGLDSTSAFSVIEKVRDIARGGSMVLLTIHQPSYRIQMLLDRITVLAKGRLMYTGSPTALSSYLSGFSRPVPDGENSLEYLLDVIKEYDESTIGLDPLILYQRDGIKPDEVEKTPIQKPPKRAKLPHTPHVRSPWSKHLSLHSSQFSSGNMTPQANSAKFNYTDDEFDNSLERSSKNLRTPVSIHSGAGNPRLTSHFYKDFPVWLYQGVRRTPQRPPTWTPARTPRQTPAMTPMSSSRSYISNHHLTKTKAPVASTQGPNSLPTSYEELDIAEEVLDEPENMQKFANPWLREVMILSWRTALNVIRTPELFLSREIVLTVMALVLSSLFKNLHHYDFGTIKRLLNFYIFSICLVFFSSNDAVPTFIQERFIFIRETSHNSYRASSYVISSLIVYLPFFAIQGFTFAGITRSILRLRSSIIYFWLILYASLITTNAYVMLVSALVPSYITGYAVVIATTALFFLTCGFFLKPSQIPKYWQWLHYISAIKYPFEALLINEFKGSNCYKGNEQELSPGPLGDLKISRLHNTTSETLQEGCKLIGEDVLFTMDIHKIESIWIDIGILLAWGVLYRLFFYVVLRFYSKNQRQ, from the exons atggcGAAATTTGCTCGTAAAGACACGAACCGGAGCCTCGAGTGCTTGCTAGACTTGGATAAAACCTCACAGGGGGGAAACAGAAACGTCGTAAAGCAGCCTACGCGAAAGCTCATACCGGGACATGGCCTTGAGTTCAAGAACTTGTCTTACTCCGTCACgaagaaaataaagaaagatGGCGTTTGGATTGCAAAAGAAGCTTATCTTCTCAATGACATTTCGGGGCAGGCAATCAGAGGTGAAATCTTAGCTATCTTAGGGCCAAGTGGAGCTGGAAAATCAACGCTACTTGATGCTTTAGCCGGCCGTATTGCTCAGGGAAGTCTTGAAGGATCTGTCAGGATAGATGGTAAACAG GTGACAACTAGCTATATGAAGATGATTTCTTCTTATACCATGCAAGATGATCAACTCTTCCCCATGCTGACGGTTTTCGAGACATTCATGTTTGCAGCGGAAGTGAGGCTTCCACCTTCGATATCCACTAATGAAAAGAAGAAACGTGTTGTCGAGCTGCTCGATCAACTCGGTTTAACA AGTGTATGTCATACGTACATCGGCAACGATGCTACTCGAGGGGTCTCTGGTGGAGAGAAGAGGAGGGTGTCAATTGGTATCGACATAATCCACAAACCACCACTGCTGTTTCTTGATGAGCCAACCTCAGGTCTCGATTCTACAAGTGCTTTTAGTGTAATCGAAAAGGTAAGGGACATCGCCCGAGGGGGAAGCATGGTTCTTTTGACTATCCATCAACCTTCTTACCGGATCCAAATGCTCCTGGACCGTATCACTGTCCTTGCAAA GGGTAGACTGATGTATACAGGAAGTCCAACTGCCCTGTCTTCGTACCTTTCTGGATTTTCGAGGCCTGTTCCGGATGGTGAGAACAGCCTAGAATACCTCCTCGATGTAATCAAAGAGTACGATGAATCGACAATTGGACTCGATCCACTCATTCTCTACCAACGTGATGGCATCAAACCAGATGAAGTTGAAAAAACTCCTATTCAAAAACCACCAAAAAGGGCTAAACTCCCCCACACACCCCATGTGAGGAGTCCCTGGAGTAAGCACTTGAGCCTACATAGCAGCCAGTTTTCGAGTGGAAACATGACACCTCAAGCAAACTCTGCAAAATTCAATTACACTGATGATGAATTTGACAATTCCCTTGAAAGAAGCAGTAAGAATCTTCGTACCCCAGTAAGCATTCACAGCGGTGCTGGCAATCCTCGGTTAACTTCTCATTTCTATAAAGACTTCCCAGTTTGGCTCTACCAGGGTGTTAGGCGTACACCACAACGTCCCCCAACCTGGACTCCAGCACGAACCCCACGACAAACTCCAGCAATGACACCGATGTCCAGTTCAAGAAGTTATATTTCCAATCATCATCTTACTAAAACAAAGGCCCCAGTGGCCTCCACCCAAGGACCTAACTCACTCCCCACTTCTTATGAAGAACTTGACATTGCAGAGGAGGTTCTTGACGAACCGGAGAACATGCAGAAATTTGCCAACCCTTGGCTCCGGGAGGTTATGATTCTTTCCTGGCGTACTGCACTCAATGTGATTCGAACCCCGGAGCTTTTCCTATCAAGAGAGATAGTCTTGACCGTAATGGCTCTAGTTCTATCGTCCCTCTTCAAGAATCTCCACCACTACGACTTCGGAACAATAAAACGTCTCCTGAATTTCTACATCTTCTCCATCTGCCTCGTCTTTTTTTCTTCCAATGATGCTGTCCCAACTTTCATCCAAGAAAGATTCATCTTCATCCGAGAAACGTCCCATAACTCGTACCGTGCTTCATCTTATGTCATCTCATCCCTCATCGTCTACCTCCCGTTTTTCGCAATTCAAGGCTTCACATTTGCAGGAATAACTCGATCCATACTACGTCTCCGAAGTAGTATAATCTACTTTTGGTTAATTCTCTATGCTTCTCTAATAACCACCAATGCTTACGTGATGCTGGTGAGTGCACTGGTTCCAAGTTACATCACTGGTTATGCAGTAGTGATTGCTACGACAGCTCTCTTCTTCTTGACTTGTGGATTTTTCTTGAAACCATCCCAAATTCCGAAATATTGGCAATGGCTGCATTATATCTCCGCAATCAAATACCCTTTCGAGGCATTGTTGATAAATGAATTCAAGGGCTCGAATTGTTACAAGGGTAACGAGCAGGAGTTGTCGCCCGGTCCCTTGGGAGATCTGAAGATCAGTAGATTGCATAACACAACATCGGAAACATTGCAAGAAGGCTGCAAATTGATTGGTGAAGATGTGTTGTTCACAATGGATATCCACAAGATTGAAAGTATATGGATTGACATAGGCATCTTGTTGGCTTGGGGAGTTCTTTATAGGCTCTTTTTCTATGTGGTCCTTAGATTTTATTCCAAGAATCAGAGACAATGA
- the LOC140836866 gene encoding protein argonaute 1A-like: MVRKRRTDLPGAGETSEPRESGEGRGAVQRPPAQHPIQQQGGYQGGGRGFVQPRGGYGGRGGRMPPQQQYHGGPPEYQQGRGGQQYQREGSQSQSRGGYIAGRGSGAPSVGEPSSPPAPELHQATQSPYQAPMISEPIPYGMLTPGGPSSSSESPDLITLELPGQFQSLSVQSEQPTSQEMQPASSKAMRFPLRPGKGSCGFKCIVKANHFFAELPDKDLHQYDVSISPEVSSRGFNRAVMEQLVKLYRESHLGKRLPAYDGRKSLYTAGPLPFTSKEFKITLTDEDDGPGSARRERSFTVVIKFAARADLHHLGMFLQGRQADAPQEALQVLDIVLRELPTSRYSPVGRSFYSPDLGRRQPLGEGLESWRGFYQSIRPTQMGLSLNIDMSSTAFIEPLPVIDFVTQLLNMDVNARPLSDSDRVKIKKALRGVKVEVTHRGNMRRKYRISGLTSQATRELTFPVDENGTLKSVVQYFQETYGFVIQHTQWPCLQVGNTQRPNYLPMEVCKIVEGQRYSKRLNERQITALLKVTCQRPQERESDILQTVHHNAYSEDPYAKEFGIKISEKLAQVEARVLPAPWLKYHDSGREKDCLPEVGQWNMMNKRMVNGATVNNWIGINFARGIKDATAHSFCHELAQMCCVSGMAFNPVPVLPVITGRPDQVERVLKTRFHDMTKLLPPGKELDLLIVILPDNNGSLYGDLKRICETELGIVSQCCLQKNVYKMSKQYLANVSLKINVKVGGRNTVLRDAISRRIPLVSDRPTIIFGADVTHPHPGEDSSPSIAAVVASQDWPEVTKYAGLVCAQAHRQELIQDLYKTWQDPAKGVMHGGMIRELLISFRKATGQKPQRIIFYRDGVSEGQFYQVLLHELDAIRKSCASLEPNYQPTVTFVVVQKRHHTRLFANNHNDRRAVDRSGNILPGTVVDSKICHPTEFDFYLCSHAGIQGTSRPAHYHVLWDENKFTADGLQSLTNNLCYTYARCTRSVSIVPPAYYAHLAAFRARFYMEPETSDSGSMTSGMAASRGSASASGAARSTRVPGGNVAVRPLPQLRENVKRVMFYC, translated from the exons ATGGTGAGAAAGAGGCGAACTGATCTTCCTGGGGCGGGTGAGACCTCCGAGCCTCGGGAATCTGGTGAAGGACGGGGTGCAGTCCAACGACCACCAGCGCAGCATCCAATACAGCAGCAAGGAGGATATCAAGGAGGAGGAAGAGGCTTTGTTCAACCGCGAGGAGGTTATGGTGGTCGAGGTGGCAGAATGCCTCCACAGCAGCAGTATCATGGTGGACCTCCCGAATATCAGCAGGGTCGGGGTGGTCAGCAATATCAACGAGAAGGGTCACAGTCTCAAAGCCGCGGTGGATATATAGCTGGTCGTGGTTCTGGGGCACCTTCTGTGGGTGAGCCATCTAGTCCACCAGCTCCCGAGCTGCACCAAGCTACCCAGTCTCCATATCAAGCCCCAATGATTTCTGAGCCTATTCCATATGGAATGCTGACCCCTGGAGGTCCTAGCTCCTCTTCTGAGTCACCCGATCTGATTACTTTGGAACTCCCCGGGCAATTTCAGTCTCTGTCTGTCCAGTCTGAACAGCCTACAAGCCAAGAAATGCAGCCAGCTTCAAGCAAGGCCATGAGATTCCCCCTGAGGCCAGGCAAGGGTAGTTGTGGTTTCAAGTGTATTGTGAAGGCCAACCACTTCTTCGCTGAGCTTCCAGATAAAGACCTTCACCAATATGAT GTGTCAATTTCACCTGAAGTCAGTTCCCGTGGTTTTAATCGTGCTGTGATGGAGCAGTTGGTGAAGCTGTATCGGGAATCTCACCTAGGAAAGAGACTTCCCGCATATGATGGAAGAAAGAGTCTTTACACTGCTGGGCCTCTTCCTTTTACTTCGAAGGAGTTCAAAATCACCCTTACTGATGAAGACGATGGTCCAGGCAGTGCCAG GCGAGAAAGGTCGTTTACCGTGGTGATCAAGTTTGCTGCACGCGCCGACTTGCATCATTTAGGCATGTTTTTACAGGGAAGGCAAGCCGATGCACCTCAAGAAGCTCTTCAGGTTCTGGACATTGTTCTTCGGGAACTGCCCACCTCTCG GTATTCTCCTGTAGGCCGATCTTTCTATTCCCCTGATTTAGGCAGAAGGCAACCTTTGGGTGAAGGGCTAGAAAGCTGGCGTGGTTTCTACCAAAGTATTCGTCCCACtcagatgggactgtcactTAATATAG ATATGTCATCAACTGCCTTTATTGAACCACTGCCAGTGATAGATTTTGTCACCCAGCTTCTGAACATGGACGTTAATGCTAGACCATTGTCTGACTCTGACCGTGTGAAG ATAAAGAAAGCACTAAGAGGAGTAAAGGTGGAAGTCACTCATCGAGGAAATATGCGCAGGAAGTACCGCATCTCTGGGTTGACATCGCAAGCAACACGGGAACTAAC ATTTCCGGTTGATGAAAATGGTACGCTGAAATCCGTGGTTCAATACTTTCAAGAGACTTATGGATTTGTCATTCAGCATACTCAGTGGCCTTGTCTACAAGTTGGAAATACTCAGAGGCCTAATTATTTGCCAATGGAG GTGTGTAAGATTGTAGAAGGCCAGCGATATTCTAAGAGGTTGAATGAGAGACAGATTACTGCACTGCTCAAAGTGACGTGCCAACGTCCCCAGGAGAGGGAGTCTGACATACTTCAG ACTGTACATCATAATGCATACTCTGAAGACCCTTATGCTAAGGAGTTTGGGATTAAAATAAGTGAAAAGCTGGCTCAGGTTGAAGCTCGTGTTTTGCCTGCTCCCTGG CTCAAATATCATGATTCGGGTCGGGAGAAGGATTGTCTGCCTGAGGTTGGGCAGTGGAACATGATGAATAAG AGGATGGTAAATGGTGCCACTGTTAACAATTGGATCGGTATTAACTTTGCACGCGGTATAAAAGACGCAACAGCTCATAGTTTCTGTCACGAGCTTGCTCAAATGTGCTGTGTTTCTGGAATG gCTTTCAATCCTGTGCCAGTCTTGCCAGTTATTACTGGTCGTCCTGATCAAGTGGAAAGAGTTTTAAAAACTAGGTTTCATGACATGACAAAACTGCTTCCCCCTGGGAAGGAGCTTGACTTGCTAATTGTTATATTGCCAGACAATAATGGTTCTCTTTATG GTGACCTGAAGCGGATATGCGAAACAGAACTTGGTATTGTTTCTCAATGCTGTTTGCAGAAGAATGTCTACAAGATGAGTAAACAATACCTTGCCAATGTGTCTCTGAAGATAAACGTCAAGGTTGGAGGGAGAAACACTGTATTGCGTGATGCAATTTCTAGACGTATACCCCTTGTCAGTGATCGTCCTACAATCATATTTGGCGCCGACGTTACTCATCCCCATCCAGGAGAGGACTCTAGCCCATCAATTGCTGCT GTTGTTGCTTCCCAGGATTGGCCAGAAGTCACCAAATATGCTGGTTTGGTTTGTGCGCAAGCACATAGGCAAGAGCTTATTCAGGATTTGTATAAAACCTGGCAGGATCCTGCCAAAGGGGTTATGCATGGTGGCATGATCAG GGAACTACTGATCTCATTCCGTAAAGCAACTGGACAGAAACCACAGCGGATCATTTTCTATAG GGACGGTGTCAGCGAAGGGCAGTTCTATCAAGTATTGCTTCATGAACTTGATGCGATCCGCAAG TCATGTGCATCGTTGGAGCCTAACTATCAACCAACGGTCACCTTTGTTGTGGTCCAGAAGCGACACCATACCAGGTTGTTTGCCAATAACCACAATGACAGACGGGCAGTTGATAGGAGTGGAAACATACTCCCTG GCACTGTTGTTGACTCAAAGATCTGCCACCCCACCGAGTTTGATTTCTACCTCTGCAGCCATGCTGGGATACAG GGTACCAGTCGCCCGGCTCATTACCACGTGCTGTGGGATGAAAACAAGTTTACTGCTGATGGTCTTCAGTCTCTCACTAATAACCTTTGTTATAC ATATGCAAGATGCACACGCTCTGTTTCAATTG TCCCTCCTGCATACTACGCACATCTTGCTGCTTTTCGGGCTCGGTTCTACATGGAGCCAGAAACATCTGACAGCGGCTCTATGACTAGTGGTATGGCCGCTAGTCGTGGCAGTGCTAGTGCAAGTGGTGCTGCAAGGAGTACGAGGGTTCCCGGGGGCAATGTTGCAGTGAGACCTCTGCCACAGCTTAGAGAGAATGTGAAAAGGGTCATGTTCTATTGTTGA